The following proteins are co-located in the Dyadobacter chenwenxiniae genome:
- a CDS encoding PAS domain-containing hybrid sensor histidine kinase/response regulator, translating into MSEEQEEPNYASDFQLFQTFLGSHSMYVVRLDINGTYIFVNNHFCDFYGMKREEILGRSSLLGVVPEDIEKCLQVGEMCLVKPGKPHSVTLRKTSKHGAIKTTHWEFTGLTDESGSVKEIFCLGYDITQKVKTEQDLSVLVSNVQDVLFTLSPGLIFTYVSPSWTKVYGYQIKETLGNSFTNYIHPDDLHFCTASLMKIVESNTPIRGGIEHRILHKNGTWSWSNTHASIDSRSKEIILTSHNVTELRRSRERLKELAIVASNTTDYIVITDNRGNITWVNKAYENQTGYTRREVKGRSPAELLCGPDTDMATIEKIYEASREKKVVQVEILCYKKNGESYWVDLKITPVFDDNGNCTNYIAIERDITARKKSDDELRHVKDLLEQTNSVARIGGWELHAKTGELYWSSITKQIHEVGEDYKPNADEAIAFYKEGSSRDTINQVVTAGLANGTPWDNELQLITAKGNEIWVRTIGKAEMINGECVRVFGAFQDITRRKRSEMAILNSEAKFRSLYDSTSDAVVLFDRRGYLDCNRAALKMFNLGSVDMLVGKTHEELAAATYSSYDQLAGIAKDNLEMVYERGSHSFEWVFKRFGPDTDSFVAEVLLNLINVNDSQIIQAVIRDITLRKHAELELLEAREQAESASKLKSEFLANMSHEIRTPLNGVVGFTDLLMKTNLDETQQQYMSMVFQSANSLLEIINDILDFSKIEAGKLELRYEKTDLLTICGQVSDMLTYQAQQKHLEMLLNIPADIPNYVLADPLRLKQVLANLLSNAVKFTMSGEIELKIALLDRSHDNVTVRFSVRDTGIGIEPQNQRRIFDAFAQEDSSTTKRFGGTGLGLTISNSLLELMDSRLQLNSQTNVGSIFFFDVTFKIIPDGEKFVWDNTDNIKRVLVVDDNMHNGKILTDILGNKAIQSDLVSSGEQALEKLFSGVKYDVVLMDCQMPDMDGIETIRNVRTSERPALRNLPIILLNDSFEEETLTAVMAELSISHFLVKPVKIKQLFSMLSRIHTKNQPAGRSVADPGLIFRGQNIPEAVTVLIAEDHKINMLLVKTMLGKILTNVTMIEAVNGKEAVKLYEETKPDIIFMDIQMPEVNGYEATQEIRKRESGRPPNPDHCAHCRNGGWRA; encoded by the coding sequence ATGTCTGAGGAACAAGAAGAACCAAATTACGCCAGTGACTTTCAGCTCTTTCAGACTTTCCTGGGAAGCCATTCCATGTACGTAGTTCGTCTGGATATCAATGGAACATATATTTTTGTAAATAACCATTTCTGTGATTTCTACGGCATGAAACGCGAAGAAATCCTGGGCCGGTCCTCCTTGCTTGGAGTTGTTCCGGAAGATATAGAAAAATGCTTGCAAGTAGGTGAAATGTGCCTGGTTAAGCCGGGGAAACCGCATTCTGTCACGTTGCGGAAAACTTCCAAGCATGGCGCGATCAAAACTACCCATTGGGAGTTCACCGGTCTGACCGACGAGTCGGGCTCCGTGAAGGAGATATTTTGCCTGGGTTACGACATTACGCAAAAGGTTAAAACAGAACAGGATTTATCCGTGCTGGTGTCCAATGTACAGGATGTACTCTTTACATTATCTCCGGGCCTGATATTCACCTACGTTTCTCCCAGCTGGACCAAGGTTTATGGTTATCAGATTAAGGAAACACTTGGGAACTCCTTTACTAATTACATTCATCCCGATGATCTCCATTTTTGCACGGCATCGCTGATGAAAATTGTCGAAAGCAATACGCCGATTCGCGGTGGGATCGAACACCGTATCCTGCACAAAAACGGGACATGGTCGTGGAGCAATACGCATGCAAGTATCGATAGCAGAAGCAAAGAAATCATCCTGACAAGTCATAACGTTACCGAATTACGCCGGTCGCGCGAGCGGTTAAAGGAACTCGCAATTGTTGCTTCCAATACAACGGACTACATTGTTATCACCGACAATAGGGGAAATATTACCTGGGTCAATAAAGCCTACGAAAATCAAACAGGCTATACCCGGCGCGAGGTTAAAGGGCGGAGCCCGGCAGAGCTGCTGTGCGGCCCCGACACCGACATGGCAACCATTGAAAAGATCTATGAAGCCAGCAGGGAAAAAAAGGTCGTCCAGGTTGAAATATTATGTTATAAAAAGAACGGTGAAAGTTATTGGGTGGATTTAAAAATTACACCTGTTTTTGATGATAATGGGAATTGTACCAATTACATAGCCATTGAAAGGGACATAACCGCTCGAAAAAAATCGGATGATGAGCTGCGGCATGTGAAAGACCTTCTCGAACAAACAAACAGCGTTGCCCGGATCGGTGGATGGGAATTACATGCAAAGACAGGAGAACTTTACTGGTCGTCTATCACAAAACAAATCCACGAAGTGGGAGAGGACTACAAACCCAACGCGGATGAGGCCATAGCGTTTTATAAGGAAGGAAGCAGCCGCGACACAATTAATCAGGTGGTGACGGCTGGTCTTGCAAATGGAACGCCCTGGGATAATGAATTGCAACTTATCACGGCCAAAGGAAACGAGATATGGGTCAGGACGATCGGGAAAGCAGAAATGATCAATGGCGAATGTGTGAGGGTTTTTGGTGCATTCCAGGATATCACCCGTCGTAAACGCTCAGAAATGGCAATCCTTAATTCGGAAGCCAAATTCCGCAGCCTTTATGACTCCACCAGCGATGCTGTGGTGCTGTTTGATCGGAGGGGCTATCTGGATTGCAACCGTGCCGCATTGAAAATGTTCAATTTGGGTTCCGTGGACATGCTGGTCGGCAAAACACACGAGGAACTGGCAGCGGCAACCTATTCATCTTACGACCAGCTCGCAGGAATTGCCAAAGACAACCTGGAAATGGTTTACGAGCGAGGCAGCCACAGTTTTGAATGGGTGTTCAAACGCTTCGGACCGGATACCGACAGTTTTGTGGCAGAAGTGCTGCTGAACCTGATCAATGTGAACGATTCCCAAATCATCCAGGCTGTGATCAGGGACATTACGCTCCGCAAGCATGCCGAACTTGAACTACTCGAAGCCCGCGAGCAGGCGGAGTCGGCCAGTAAGCTCAAATCCGAATTTCTTGCCAATATGAGCCACGAAATCCGTACACCGCTGAATGGCGTCGTAGGTTTTACGGATCTGCTCATGAAAACCAACCTCGATGAAACCCAGCAACAATATATGTCTATGGTCTTCCAGTCGGCCAATTCGCTGCTGGAAATCATTAATGACATTTTGGACTTTTCTAAAATCGAGGCTGGTAAACTGGAACTTCGTTACGAGAAGACAGATTTGCTGACGATCTGCGGACAAGTTTCAGATATGCTCACTTATCAGGCGCAACAAAAGCATCTGGAAATGCTTCTGAACATTCCGGCTGACATTCCGAATTACGTGCTGGCAGATCCGCTGAGATTAAAACAGGTCTTGGCCAATCTGTTGAGCAATGCGGTCAAATTCACAATGAGCGGCGAAATCGAACTGAAAATAGCACTGCTGGACCGCAGCCATGATAATGTCACGGTTCGGTTTTCAGTCAGGGATACGGGCATTGGGATTGAGCCGCAAAACCAGCGCAGGATATTCGATGCTTTTGCCCAGGAAGATTCTTCCACTACCAAGCGCTTCGGTGGCACAGGCCTGGGGCTGACAATTTCCAACAGCCTGCTTGAACTAATGGACAGCCGGTTGCAGCTCAATAGCCAGACAAACGTCGGCAGTATTTTCTTTTTTGATGTAACATTCAAAATTATCCCAGACGGCGAGAAATTCGTTTGGGACAATACGGATAACATTAAAAGAGTGCTCGTGGTGGACGACAATATGCACAACGGGAAAATTCTGACCGACATTCTGGGCAATAAGGCGATTCAATCGGACTTAGTTTCAAGCGGGGAACAAGCTTTGGAAAAATTGTTTTCTGGTGTTAAGTATGATGTTGTTTTAATGGATTGTCAAATGCCGGATATGGATGGCATTGAAACCATTCGTAATGTGCGCACAAGTGAGCGTCCCGCGTTGCGAAATCTGCCCATTATCCTGCTCAATGACTCATTCGAAGAGGAAACCCTTACGGCTGTCATGGCTGAGCTCAGCATTTCGCATTTCCTGGTAAAGCCGGTCAAGATCAAGCAGTTGTTTTCTATGTTGTCGCGGATTCACACCAAAAATCAGCCTGCGGGAAGATCGGTCGCCGATCCGGGACTCATTTTCCGCGGACAGAACATACCCGAAGCTGTCACCGTGTTGATTGCCGAAGACCATAAGATCAATATGTTATTGGTAAAAACAATGTTGGGTAAAATCCTGACTAATGTGACAATGATTGAGGCTGTGAACGGAAAGGAGGCGGTTAAGTTATACGAAGAAACTAAACCGGACATCATTTTCATGGACATTCAAATGCCCGAAGTGAACGGCTACGAAGCGACACAGGAAATTCGCAAACGGGAATCCGGCCGGCCGCCGAATCCCGATCATTGCGCTCACTGCAGGAACGGTGGTTGGCGAGCGTGA
- a CDS encoding SDR family oxidoreductase: MDYNIDTKGQTQSSQPGIEGIMDPAPIIIRENYRGSGKLQGKSALITGGDSGIGRAVAVHFAREGADVAIVYLEEDQDAEETKAMVEAEGKMCLLIPGDIRDEAFCKEAVTRVISEFGKLNVLVNNAAEQHPKEDVREITAEQLNNTFATNIYSFFYFTQAALPHLQEGDTIINTTSVTAYHGSPALLDYSSTKGAIVAYTRSLAVSLADKKIRVNAVAPGPIWTPLIPATFDSEKVEKFGKDTPLKRPGQPAEVAPSYVFLACEDASYMSGQVLHPNGGQIVNG, from the coding sequence ATGGATTACAACATAGATACGAAGGGACAAACGCAAAGCTCACAGCCTGGGATTGAGGGGATTATGGATCCAGCACCGATCATTATCCGGGAAAATTATCGTGGGAGCGGTAAGTTGCAGGGAAAATCGGCGCTGATAACGGGAGGCGATAGCGGAATAGGAAGGGCTGTTGCGGTTCACTTTGCAAGAGAAGGCGCTGATGTGGCCATTGTATATCTGGAAGAGGACCAGGATGCAGAAGAAACCAAGGCAATGGTGGAAGCAGAAGGCAAAATGTGCCTGCTTATCCCTGGTGACATTCGGGATGAAGCTTTCTGCAAAGAGGCTGTGACGCGTGTTATCAGCGAGTTTGGTAAATTGAATGTTCTGGTAAATAATGCGGCTGAACAACATCCCAAGGAAGATGTGCGTGAAATTACTGCGGAGCAGCTCAACAATACATTCGCGACCAACATTTACTCTTTCTTCTATTTTACGCAGGCGGCGCTGCCTCATTTGCAGGAAGGCGATACGATTATTAATACAACCTCGGTGACTGCCTATCATGGAAGTCCGGCCTTGCTCGATTATTCTTCTACGAAAGGGGCGATTGTAGCTTATACCAGGTCGCTCGCGGTTTCGCTGGCAGACAAAAAGATCAGGGTCAATGCCGTTGCGCCGGGCCCGATCTGGACGCCTTTGATCCCGGCAACCTTCGATTCTGAAAAGGTGGAGAAATTCGGGAAAGACACGCCTTTAAAACGTCCGGGACAACCCGCTGAGGTTGCGCCTTCCTACGTTTTCCTGGCTTGCGAAGATGCTTCATACATGAGCGGCCAAGTGTTGCACCCGAATGGAGGACAGATTGTTAACGGGTGA
- a CDS encoding magnesium transporter CorA family protein, with the protein MIHTIAEKNKYPFEWLDITDPSEEELKQLTGEHSLHESSIKDWGQPDHLPKYEKVGDYVFIIFRMHAETVGSEADTVPELTDKVAIFMFPEKVITLHRKPWAAPEYIAENQLEQHACKDTLHLVNEIVKSCLGTYEAPSIKLTSDIEYYEENMFLKNRKPSLLKGLYYLRRRVEVTRRVIMLSHEIVDKMDAPDTSNAYTRDTRDLFVKMQNIYDTLFENMNQLVMIYFSISSQRTNEIVRVLTLFSVFFMPLTFIVGIYGMNFDYMPELRLKFGYPGVMILMALITAGVYGWFKKKGWL; encoded by the coding sequence ATGATTCATACGATTGCCGAGAAAAACAAATATCCGTTTGAGTGGTTGGATATTACAGACCCCAGTGAGGAGGAGTTAAAACAGCTCACCGGGGAACATTCGTTACATGAATCTTCCATCAAAGACTGGGGACAGCCCGACCATCTTCCAAAATATGAAAAAGTAGGCGATTATGTGTTCATTATTTTCCGGATGCACGCTGAAACCGTTGGATCAGAAGCCGACACTGTTCCTGAGCTCACGGATAAGGTCGCTATTTTTATGTTTCCCGAAAAAGTCATTACCCTACACCGAAAACCATGGGCAGCACCCGAATACATCGCTGAAAACCAGCTCGAGCAGCACGCCTGTAAAGATACTTTACACCTTGTTAATGAAATTGTCAAGAGTTGTCTGGGCACATACGAAGCACCCTCGATAAAGCTCACCAGCGACATTGAATATTATGAGGAAAATATGTTTCTTAAAAACCGTAAACCTTCGTTGCTAAAAGGCCTTTACTATTTACGCCGCAGGGTAGAAGTTACCAGGCGCGTCATCATGCTTTCGCACGAGATTGTCGACAAAATGGATGCTCCGGATACTTCCAATGCCTATACGAGGGACACGCGCGACCTTTTTGTGAAAATGCAGAACATTTATGACACACTGTTCGAGAACATGAATCAGCTGGTAATGATCTACTTTTCCATTTCGTCCCAGCGCACAAACGAGATTGTACGCGTTTTAACGCTATTTTCAGTGTTTTTTATGCCGTTGACCTTCATCGTAGGAATTTACGGAATGAATTTCGACTATATGCCCGAGCTCAGATTGAAGTTTGGTTATCCCGGTGTCATGATTCTGATGGCGTTGATCACTGCTGGAGTTTACGGCTGGTTTAAGAAAAAAGGTTGGCTGTGA
- a CDS encoding fibronectin type III domain-containing protein has translation MKFIYTKTFASRCIFIIVLLLCQLAAEAVVIPKAPSALAATAISATQINLVWVDNAKDETGFELERSVDGLKFVKVADLAANIKAYSNTGLTASTRYWYRIRAKNSAGKSAYSNIASATTFLIAPNAPGKLAAISVSTVQVNVSWEDNALNESGFQLERSLNGTAFTKIADLGPNIKSYQNTGLDAATTYYYRVRAVNAAGASAYSNVDSATTDNLPVPDMPENFTAVPIAPDVVELRWSAVSENTKEVIIERSKSVTNQFVQIGKVAANVLQFQDKDSLANTNYYYRIKAINAGGSSPYSLISIVLANAIITGNESLPGGPIIYSAERTLIIELNKSAYAQLQLYNVSGTRQLEAKIGTSSRTSLAHLARGIYIVRIQTGKEVISRKVVLLD, from the coding sequence ATGAAGTTTATTTATACTAAAACCTTTGCTTCCCGCTGCATTTTTATCATTGTCCTTTTGCTTTGTCAACTGGCAGCAGAGGCTGTGGTGATCCCCAAAGCACCGTCCGCGCTGGCTGCGACTGCAATTTCTGCCACGCAAATAAATCTGGTATGGGTGGATAATGCTAAGGACGAAACCGGTTTTGAGCTGGAAAGATCCGTGGACGGTTTGAAATTTGTGAAAGTTGCTGACCTGGCCGCTAATATCAAGGCATATTCAAATACAGGGCTTACCGCTTCAACCAGATATTGGTACAGGATCCGGGCCAAAAATTCAGCTGGAAAGTCTGCATACAGCAACATTGCCAGTGCAACCACATTCCTGATCGCCCCCAATGCACCCGGGAAACTTGCAGCCATATCCGTTTCGACCGTTCAGGTCAATGTGAGCTGGGAGGATAACGCGTTGAACGAAAGCGGTTTTCAGTTGGAAAGGTCATTGAATGGGACTGCTTTTACAAAAATTGCCGACCTGGGCCCGAACATTAAATCCTACCAAAACACCGGCCTGGACGCCGCTACAACATATTATTACCGCGTCCGCGCAGTGAATGCGGCAGGTGCTTCTGCATATAGCAATGTAGATTCAGCAACAACCGACAACCTCCCTGTGCCCGACATGCCTGAGAATTTTACAGCCGTGCCCATTGCTCCTGATGTAGTGGAGTTGCGCTGGTCAGCTGTGTCCGAAAATACAAAAGAAGTGATCATTGAACGTTCCAAAAGTGTTACCAACCAGTTTGTCCAGATCGGTAAAGTGGCCGCCAACGTGTTGCAATTTCAGGATAAGGATTCATTGGCCAACACCAATTATTACTATCGGATCAAGGCAATCAATGCAGGTGGAAGCTCGCCTTATAGCCTCATTTCCATTGTTCTTGCCAACGCGATCATCACAGGGAATGAGTCGTTGCCGGGCGGCCCAATCATTTATTCTGCCGAAAGAACACTCATTATTGAATTGAATAAATCCGCGTATGCTCAGTTGCAGCTATATAATGTAAGCGGAACCAGGCAGTTAGAGGCCAAAATAGGCACTTCGTCCCGAACAAGTCTCGCCCATTTGGCCCGGGGCATTTACATTGTTCGCATTCAGACAGGCAAAGAAGTAATATCGCGCAAAGTGGTGCTTTTGGATTAG
- a CDS encoding glycoside hydrolase family 18 protein — MKSLRTLLLLALGFSMLCPAFSLAQKKKKYIVNAYVGGFRGLVQTEEIDAERLTHINYAFVNVQDSLAVLTNLATDSTNFRKLNEMKALKNPDLKILISIGGWAWSENFSDAVLTETSRRKFAKSSVDIVRRFNLDGVDIDWEYPAMRGEEGNIFRPEDKQNFTLMFKAIREELDILEKEKSRDYQLTTAVGGSKSFVDNTEMGLAQQYLDYVFIMTYDYGGKNGTVGHHTNLYDYGNIPDGSSADRSVKNFMAAGVPANKIVLGAAFYGKGWEAETAKNNGLGEKRVKAVQGGGYTKLKDTLINQNGYKKFYDKKARAPYLFNDSTKVLITYEDEKSIKEKCKYIKKNNLAGIFFWEYFSDPKEYLITEISKDLD, encoded by the coding sequence ATGAAATCTTTACGCACCCTGCTGCTTCTCGCACTGGGATTTTCAATGCTTTGTCCTGCCTTTTCTCTTGCTCAAAAAAAGAAAAAATACATTGTTAATGCTTATGTAGGCGGTTTTCGGGGGCTGGTGCAAACCGAAGAAATCGACGCTGAAAGGTTAACACACATCAATTACGCATTTGTGAATGTGCAGGACAGCCTCGCCGTGCTGACCAACCTGGCGACCGATTCTACAAACTTTCGCAAGCTCAATGAAATGAAAGCATTGAAAAATCCCGATCTGAAAATCCTTATTTCCATAGGCGGCTGGGCTTGGAGTGAAAATTTTTCAGATGCAGTCCTGACCGAAACTTCGCGTAGAAAATTCGCCAAATCCAGTGTTGACATCGTGCGCCGGTTTAATCTGGACGGCGTGGACATTGACTGGGAATATCCCGCCATGCGCGGCGAGGAAGGCAATATTTTCCGGCCGGAAGACAAGCAGAACTTCACATTGATGTTCAAGGCGATTCGAGAAGAACTGGACATTTTAGAGAAAGAAAAAAGCCGCGATTACCAACTGACAACAGCCGTAGGCGGCTCCAAATCATTCGTCGATAATACGGAAATGGGCCTTGCACAGCAATATCTCGATTACGTGTTTATTATGACTTACGATTACGGCGGCAAGAACGGAACCGTGGGCCATCACACCAATTTGTACGATTATGGCAACATTCCGGACGGATCTTCGGCAGATCGTTCGGTGAAAAATTTCATGGCCGCGGGTGTGCCTGCAAACAAAATTGTCCTCGGCGCTGCATTCTATGGAAAGGGCTGGGAGGCTGAAACTGCCAAGAATAACGGACTGGGCGAAAAGCGCGTCAAAGCCGTTCAGGGAGGTGGTTATACCAAGCTTAAAGACACATTGATCAATCAGAATGGTTATAAAAAGTTTTATGACAAAAAAGCTAGGGCACCTTATCTTTTCAATGATTCCACCAAAGTCCTGATCACTTACGAGGACGAGAAATCCATTAAGGAAAAATGTAAGTATATCAAAAAGAACAACTTAGCCGGGATATTTTTCTGGGAATATTTCAGCGACCCAAAGGAATATCTGATCACGGAAATCAGCAAAGACTTGGACTAA
- a CDS encoding DEAD/DEAH box helicase, whose amino-acid sequence MKKNAPAEAENQPAHNFVFQDFNLADLTTTHILQNSAELPATDRRGFFDIQPHEIDVDYASFKIPAALTDHYKVVTRQNSHSLTIYCECSKPKKRLCEHQIQVLYNLNNRKDLRAFFDRKLRFDKIKVVAKDYGLENETDLDAYFQLIYTNRELEIKPKMKELIPISATSVSFLENQWINKPVIDIPGAKVQPENTKTIVIIGQHKYYDHFYLEMYEAVTTREGKIKNPLTLLNPLDAIWKTQDPDVIKFYTAVASFQNNFRKKQLEMDLAGLKSIVKNPEGLDFFYHNPLISENISAASLVLVKLEKSPVDMHLTIDRKDPFFQISGQLSLNGVSLDLEKVRMRYDYFVLYLDSLHLIDNEDILKTVEFFSQHNQKIIIHNAKFEQFRENLLAKLESKIRITYSYLKPATQAQKEEQGFDLENEKIIYLEDFGNYVMITPVMKYGAVEVPVFSRKQIYSVDGHGNPFTVQRDESEELRFAGAIIRQHPDFEDQLGREFLYLYKERFLSESWFLNTFEEWRDQKITVLGFDKLTKMRLNPNRAQVSVNVISGINWFNTTAGVKFGNQKVTLKNLHKAVKNRSKYVQLDDGTQGILPDEWIEKFAKFFEAGEVVGETIQTSKMNFASVSEMYDAEALSKEAKEQIAFYKSRFADFESIQSVEVPANLNASLREYQKQGLNWLHFLDEFGFGGCLADDMGLGKTLQIIAFILSQRQKQVQNTNLIIVPTSLIFNWLAEIEKFAPSLKVLTIYGADRVKTISDFYRYEVILTSYGTLLSDVNFLKKYHFNYIVLDESQAIKNPESQRYKAARLLQSRNKLVLTGTPIENNTFDLYGQLSFACPGLLGNKTQFRNHFSTPIDRFKDNDRARELQKRIDPFILRRTKKQVATELPDKTEMVIYCEMGDEQRKVYNAYELEFYTFLNTKNEVDIARESLHVLQGLTKLRQICNSPALLNDHLYYGNASSKIETLLEQIESKSPQHKILVFSQFVTMLDLIKNELVTRGIKFEYLTGQTKDRAARVESFQNNAEIRVFLISLKAGGTGLNLTEADYVYLVDPWWNPAVENQAIDRSYRIGQKKNVIAVRLICPGTIEEKILELQESKKDLADDLVKTDASVLKTLTKNDLLSLVS is encoded by the coding sequence ATGAAAAAGAATGCCCCTGCCGAAGCAGAAAACCAGCCAGCCCATAACTTTGTTTTTCAGGATTTCAATCTTGCCGATTTAACCACAACACACATCCTGCAAAACAGTGCTGAACTTCCGGCTACGGACCGGAGGGGCTTCTTCGACATTCAGCCTCACGAGATTGACGTGGATTATGCCTCATTTAAAATCCCGGCAGCATTAACCGATCATTATAAGGTTGTTACAAGACAAAACAGCCATTCACTTACAATATATTGCGAATGCAGTAAGCCCAAAAAACGGCTTTGCGAGCATCAAATCCAGGTATTATATAATCTTAATAACAGAAAAGACCTGCGTGCTTTTTTTGATCGAAAGCTGCGATTTGACAAAATAAAAGTCGTTGCAAAAGACTATGGTTTAGAAAACGAGACGGATCTGGATGCTTATTTTCAATTGATCTACACGAATAGGGAGCTGGAAATCAAGCCGAAGATGAAAGAACTGATCCCAATCAGCGCAACTTCTGTTTCATTTTTGGAAAATCAGTGGATTAACAAGCCGGTTATCGACATTCCGGGCGCAAAAGTGCAGCCGGAAAATACCAAAACGATCGTCATCATCGGCCAGCACAAATACTATGACCATTTCTACCTCGAAATGTACGAGGCGGTAACAACCCGCGAAGGAAAGATCAAAAATCCACTGACATTGCTGAATCCGCTGGACGCGATCTGGAAAACACAGGATCCGGACGTTATCAAGTTTTACACGGCTGTTGCTTCTTTTCAAAATAATTTTCGCAAAAAACAGCTCGAAATGGATCTGGCGGGGCTGAAAAGCATTGTGAAGAATCCGGAAGGACTCGATTTTTTTTACCATAATCCATTGATCTCGGAAAATATCAGCGCCGCGTCTCTGGTTTTGGTAAAGCTGGAAAAATCGCCTGTGGACATGCATTTGACCATAGACCGGAAAGACCCGTTTTTTCAGATTTCGGGCCAGCTAAGTCTGAATGGTGTTTCGCTGGATCTGGAAAAGGTCAGAATGCGCTATGACTATTTCGTGCTGTATCTTGATTCCCTGCATTTGATCGACAATGAGGACATTCTGAAAACGGTTGAATTTTTCAGTCAGCATAATCAGAAAATTATCATTCATAACGCCAAATTTGAGCAGTTTCGAGAAAATCTGCTGGCGAAACTGGAATCCAAAATCCGGATCACTTACTCCTATTTGAAACCGGCCACTCAGGCTCAGAAGGAAGAACAGGGTTTTGATCTGGAAAATGAAAAGATCATTTATCTGGAAGATTTCGGCAATTATGTGATGATCACGCCGGTGATGAAATATGGTGCCGTAGAAGTTCCAGTGTTTTCCAGGAAGCAAATTTATTCCGTTGATGGCCACGGAAACCCGTTCACTGTGCAGCGGGATGAAAGCGAAGAACTGCGGTTTGCAGGCGCGATCATTCGCCAGCATCCTGATTTTGAGGACCAGCTGGGCCGTGAATTTTTGTATTTATACAAAGAACGCTTCCTCAGCGAATCATGGTTTCTCAATACATTTGAAGAATGGCGGGACCAGAAAATCACGGTTCTGGGTTTTGATAAACTCACAAAAATGCGACTGAACCCCAACCGTGCGCAGGTGTCGGTAAACGTGATCAGCGGGATCAACTGGTTTAATACAACTGCCGGCGTAAAGTTTGGGAATCAAAAAGTTACGTTGAAAAACCTGCATAAGGCGGTTAAAAACCGGAGCAAATATGTGCAGCTGGACGATGGGACACAGGGCATTTTGCCAGACGAATGGATCGAGAAATTCGCCAAATTTTTTGAAGCCGGAGAAGTGGTGGGCGAAACTATTCAGACTTCTAAAATGAACTTCGCTTCTGTGAGTGAAATGTATGATGCCGAGGCACTTAGCAAAGAAGCGAAAGAGCAGATTGCATTCTACAAGTCCCGTTTTGCAGACTTTGAATCCATACAATCGGTGGAAGTGCCTGCTAACCTGAACGCATCTTTACGGGAATATCAGAAACAAGGTCTGAACTGGCTTCATTTCCTGGACGAATTTGGTTTTGGAGGCTGCCTTGCGGATGATATGGGCTTGGGCAAAACGCTTCAGATCATTGCATTTATTTTGTCGCAAAGGCAAAAACAGGTTCAGAACACCAACCTCATCATTGTCCCTACATCGCTGATATTCAACTGGCTGGCTGAGATAGAAAAGTTTGCACCTTCATTAAAAGTGCTTACCATTTACGGCGCCGACCGCGTGAAAACGATCTCGGATTTCTATCGCTATGAAGTGATATTAACTTCATACGGCACCTTGCTTTCGGATGTAAATTTTTTGAAAAAATATCATTTCAATTACATTGTCCTCGATGAGTCGCAAGCCATTAAAAACCCTGAATCCCAGCGCTATAAGGCTGCCAGATTGCTTCAATCGAGGAACAAGCTCGTGCTGACCGGGACGCCGATTGAAAACAACACATTTGACCTTTATGGACAGCTTTCCTTTGCTTGTCCAGGACTGTTAGGCAATAAGACGCAGTTCAGGAACCACTTCTCCACGCCAATCGACCGCTTCAAAGACAACGATCGTGCTCGGGAACTTCAAAAAAGGATCGATCCGTTTATTTTAAGAAGAACCAAAAAGCAGGTGGCGACCGAGCTTCCGGATAAAACGGAAATGGTCATTTATTGTGAAATGGGCGATGAGCAGCGCAAAGTGTACAATGCTTATGAACTCGAATTTTACACATTCCTGAACACCAAAAATGAGGTCGACATTGCACGCGAAAGCCTGCATGTGCTGCAAGGCTTGACCAAGCTGCGGCAGATCTGCAACTCCCCGGCCTTATTGAATGATCATTTGTATTATGGCAATGCGTCGTCCAAGATCGAGACGCTTTTAGAACAAATTGAGAGCAAATCGCCACAGCACAAGATCCTGGTGTTTTCCCAATTTGTGACCATGTTGGATTTAATTAAAAATGAGCTGGTTACCCGGGGAATTAAGTTCGAATATCTGACCGGGCAGACCAAAGACCGCGCTGCAAGGGTTGAAAGTTTCCAGAATAATGCCGAGATCCGCGTGTTCCTGATCAGCCTGAAAGCGGGTGGAACCGGCCTTAACCTCACCGAAGCGGATTATGTATATCTGGTCGATCCCTGGTGGAACCCTGCGGTTGAGAATCAAGCTATTGACCGGAGTTACCGCATCGGGCAGAAGAAAAACGTGATCGCCGTCAGGCTGATATGCCCTGGAACCATTGAGGAAAAAATCCTGGAATTGCAGGAATCCAAAAAGGATCTGGCCGACGATCTGGTCAAAACCGATGCTTCCGTTTTGAAGACTTTAACAAAGAACGATTTGCTAAGTTTGGTGAGTTAG